The Desmonostoc muscorum LEGE 12446 genome includes a region encoding these proteins:
- a CDS encoding glycerol-3-phosphate acyltransferase, which yields MFELWGVLVILIACPLLGGLPLIAWVTYALKRKRLSQVGTGNISVSAAFYHGGTFVGILAVLSEAFKGVAAVLISRAFFPDGSSWELVALIALVIGRYWIGRGAGTTNVVWGFVVHDPLVAIFVFFFAGISFSILHSRQVVKFGVLLLFPLFVTLLHLSDIPRMLAAVALAGLMGWIYTKIPDDMNLPAQEAQTESQAMLEFLSGDRAMVSLDEELDAAIVGEKAATLSQIKRWGYPVPKGWVLAPIDDPELLTEFLQPSELSPLVVRSSAIGEDSEHASAAGQYKTVLNVTSPQALQEAIAQVQASYNHPSAVQYRRDRGLNDTAMGVLIQQQVQSVFSGVAFSRDPITQQGDAIIIEALPGSATQVVSGKVTPEQYRAFVFEAENSSSVQLEGEGRVPQALIKQVAYLAYRLEKRYNATPQDIEWSYDGQTLWVLQSRPITTLLPIWTRKIAAEVIPGVIHPLTWSINRPLTCGVWGEIFTLVLGDRASGLDFTETATLHYSQAYFNASLLGDIFIRMGLPPESLEFLTRGAKMSKPSWKSTWENFPGLGRLLKRELNLEKDFKRDYHKRFIPGLSQLAQEDINKLEPSKLLARIDLILELLRQGTYYSILAPLSAALRQAIFRVKDKQIDNSVTPEVAALRSLAAIAADAKQILSKFEPQQVFEELNQTPEGKKILQEFDELLQDYGYLSEVGTDISVPTWRENPQLIKQMFVQLIQGNELQVGAKDANNSIFRKRGFVQRRVDIKGRVTEVYSRLLAELRWSFVALEKIWLKSGLLKKTGDIFFLDFDEVRRLVGGGDSSLIEQLVELVEFRRSQFFQDSEITQVPFVVYGNTPPHPLAPSALYSDQILQGIGASHGQVEGRVKVLRNLQDIPEIDRDTILVVPYTDSGWAPLLLRAGGLIAEAGGRLSHGAIVAREYGIPAVMDVRGATWLLQDGQRVRIDGTRGIVELSNDLRPE from the coding sequence ATGTTTGAACTTTGGGGTGTCTTAGTTATTTTAATTGCCTGCCCCCTCTTGGGCGGATTACCCCTGATTGCATGGGTTACTTACGCCCTCAAGCGTAAGCGATTATCACAAGTTGGTACAGGAAACATCAGCGTATCAGCTGCTTTCTATCACGGGGGTACATTTGTAGGAATTCTGGCAGTTTTGTCAGAAGCTTTTAAAGGTGTTGCGGCAGTCTTAATTAGCCGTGCTTTCTTCCCAGATGGTTCATCTTGGGAATTAGTCGCCCTCATTGCTCTGGTAATCGGTAGATACTGGATAGGCAGAGGCGCAGGTACGACAAATGTCGTTTGGGGATTTGTGGTACATGATCCACTGGTGGCAATATTTGTATTTTTCTTTGCAGGTATTAGCTTTTCAATTCTCCACTCCAGACAGGTAGTCAAATTTGGGGTTTTGCTGCTGTTTCCTCTGTTTGTGACGCTTCTGCACCTGAGCGATATCCCCAGAATGCTTGCTGCTGTTGCTTTAGCTGGTTTAATGGGCTGGATTTACACAAAAATTCCTGATGATATGAATCTCCCAGCCCAAGAAGCACAAACAGAGTCGCAAGCGATGTTGGAATTTTTAAGCGGCGATCGCGCTATGGTTTCTTTAGATGAAGAGTTGGATGCTGCCATCGTCGGCGAAAAGGCAGCGACATTATCTCAAATTAAACGCTGGGGTTACCCAGTCCCCAAGGGTTGGGTACTTGCCCCCATTGACGATCCTGAGTTGTTGACAGAATTTCTCCAGCCATCAGAATTATCTCCCTTGGTGGTGCGTTCTTCTGCCATTGGCGAAGATTCAGAACACGCTTCTGCGGCTGGGCAGTATAAAACAGTTTTAAATGTTACCAGTCCCCAAGCCCTGCAAGAAGCGATCGCCCAAGTGCAAGCTTCCTACAATCATCCTTCTGCTGTACAATATAGGCGCGATCGCGGTTTAAATGACACAGCAATGGGTGTGCTGATTCAACAACAAGTCCAAAGTGTATTTTCTGGCGTCGCTTTCAGCCGCGATCCTATTACCCAGCAAGGTGATGCCATTATTATTGAAGCCCTCCCAGGCAGCGCCACACAAGTCGTTTCCGGAAAAGTCACACCAGAACAATATCGCGCTTTTGTTTTTGAGGCAGAAAATTCTTCCTCTGTGCAATTGGAGGGTGAAGGACGAGTTCCCCAAGCATTAATCAAGCAAGTTGCATACTTGGCTTACCGACTGGAAAAACGTTACAATGCCACTCCTCAAGATATTGAGTGGAGTTACGACGGTCAAACGCTTTGGGTATTGCAATCTCGACCAATCACCACTCTGCTACCCATCTGGACGCGGAAAATCGCCGCCGAAGTGATTCCGGGAGTAATTCACCCCTTAACATGGTCGATTAATCGTCCTTTAACTTGTGGAGTTTGGGGAGAAATTTTCACTCTAGTTTTGGGCGATCGCGCTTCCGGGTTAGATTTTACTGAAACAGCAACTCTGCATTACTCCCAAGCTTACTTTAACGCATCCCTCTTAGGAGATATTTTTATTCGCATGGGATTGCCGCCGGAAAGTCTGGAGTTTTTAACCAGGGGAGCTAAAATGAGTAAGCCATCTTGGAAGTCAACTTGGGAAAATTTCCCAGGACTAGGAAGGTTACTCAAGCGAGAGTTAAATTTAGAAAAAGACTTCAAGCGGGATTATCACAAACGCTTCATTCCTGGGTTGTCCCAGTTGGCGCAGGAAGATATAAATAAGTTGGAACCGTCGAAACTGTTGGCAAGAATTGACTTGATCTTAGAATTGCTGCGTCAAGGGACGTATTACAGCATTTTAGCTCCCTTGAGTGCTGCTCTGAGACAGGCGATTTTTCGGGTGAAGGATAAGCAAATTGATAACAGCGTCACCCCAGAAGTAGCAGCATTGCGATCGCTGGCTGCAATCGCCGCAGATGCCAAGCAGATATTATCTAAGTTTGAGCCGCAGCAGGTGTTTGAAGAATTAAACCAAACCCCAGAGGGAAAGAAGATCCTGCAAGAATTTGACGAATTGCTTCAGGATTACGGCTATTTAAGCGAAGTGGGAACTGATATTTCCGTTCCCACTTGGCGGGAGAATCCCCAACTCATCAAGCAGATGTTTGTGCAGTTAATCCAGGGGAACGAACTACAAGTAGGCGCCAAAGATGCCAACAACAGCATCTTTCGCAAACGCGGGTTTGTGCAACGGCGTGTGGATATCAAAGGACGAGTCACCGAAGTTTATTCACGGCTTTTGGCTGAATTGCGTTGGAGTTTTGTCGCTTTAGAGAAAATTTGGTTAAAGTCTGGTTTACTCAAGAAAACAGGCGATATCTTTTTTCTAGACTTTGATGAAGTGCGGCGTTTAGTTGGGGGTGGAGATTCCAGCTTAATTGAACAGTTAGTTGAGTTAGTGGAATTTAGGCGATCGCAATTCTTCCAAGATAGCGAGATTACTCAAGTACCTTTTGTAGTCTACGGCAATACACCCCCTCATCCCCTAGCGCCCTCTGCCCTCTACTCTGACCAAATTTTACAAGGTATTGGAGCAAGTCACGGTCAAGTCGAAGGCAGAGTGAAGGTGTTGCGAAATTTACAAGACATACCGGAAATTGACCGGGATACAATTTTGGTAGTACCTTACACAGATTCCGGCTGGGCACCATTGTTATTAAGGGCTGGAGGATTGATTGCCGAAGCTGGCGGGCGACTTTCTCATGGTGCGATCGTTGCACGGGAATACGGGATACCCGCAGTAATGGATGTTCGGGGTGCTACATGGTTATTGCAAGATGGTCAACGGGTACGGATTGATGGAACTAGGGGTATTGTGGAATTATCCAACGATTTGAGACCCGAATGA
- a CDS encoding SGNH/GDSL hydrolase family protein gives MKILVFVILAVVVGLFVLLEIGLRSLFGFGNPLIYVRDEQIGYLLAPNQRTRRFGNRIEINQYSMRGSPIAKMPAPSTLRVLLLGDSIANGGWWTDQTNTISSLMMRSLASSTNSNYQEVEVLNASANSWGPRNELAYLQKFSTFNAQVIILLINTDDLFATPPTSLPVGRDRNYPDSKPPLALVEVWQRYLTKQKAIPELKAVHNEAGDRVGINLEAIGKIQALTRQTNSEFLLVMTPLLREIGEPGSRDYEIQARQRLSDFTKAQQINYIDFLPIFNSNTEPKSLFHDHIHLNLQGNKFVSEVIERSLLQILSQSHSQIL, from the coding sequence ATGAAAATATTGGTGTTCGTAATTTTGGCGGTGGTTGTGGGGTTGTTTGTGCTGTTAGAGATAGGATTGCGATCGCTCTTTGGCTTTGGTAATCCCCTGATTTATGTTCGTGATGAGCAAATTGGTTATTTGTTGGCTCCTAATCAGCGTACCCGTCGTTTTGGTAATCGCATTGAAATTAATCAGTATTCTATGCGAGGTAGTCCCATTGCCAAGATGCCCGCACCTTCGACGCTGCGAGTCCTACTGTTAGGTGATTCCATTGCTAATGGTGGCTGGTGGACTGATCAAACTAATACAATATCCAGTTTGATGATGCGTTCTCTGGCATCATCAACTAACAGTAATTATCAGGAAGTAGAAGTGCTAAATGCTTCAGCTAATTCTTGGGGTCCAAGGAACGAATTAGCTTATTTACAGAAGTTTAGCACTTTTAACGCGCAAGTAATAATATTACTAATTAATACCGATGATTTGTTTGCAACTCCTCCGACTTCTTTACCAGTGGGACGCGATCGCAACTATCCAGATAGTAAACCACCCTTGGCATTAGTGGAAGTCTGGCAGCGTTATCTGACTAAGCAAAAGGCGATTCCGGAGTTGAAAGCAGTGCATAATGAAGCAGGCGATCGCGTGGGGATTAATCTGGAGGCGATCGGTAAAATTCAAGCGCTGACTCGCCAAACCAACAGTGAATTTTTGCTGGTTATGACTCCCTTGTTGCGAGAAATTGGCGAACCAGGTTCCCGCGATTATGAAATTCAAGCACGCCAACGCTTGAGCGATTTTACTAAAGCGCAGCAAATTAACTATATCGATTTTTTACCGATATTTAATTCAAATACTGAGCCGAAAAGTTTGTTTCACGACCACATTCACCTTAACTTGCAAGGGAATAAATTTGTGAGTGAAGTTATAGAGCGATCGCTTTTACAAATCTTAAGCCAGTCTCATTCACAGATTCTTTAG
- a CDS encoding pentapeptide repeat-containing protein — MAVTTRHQISLYEEAKTGLHSLVKQTAQVGAGFLIMLLVTGGKPPALTLTLSCIAGIGFVAWSEEKRITKQRVMAKNFVTKEEIPEQFKRLLKTETNNFLELVKSAELNPSEDLVGADLTKTKATGCNFRGFNFSGANFSEADWSRADLSNTNLSRANLRSAKLSRVNLAGADLSNALLIDTDLSHADIKNANLSSADLINVDLSSADLSGVNLTKTNLSSAIVINAQFGSNAGLTDDEKSDLKNRGARFPENELASVQF; from the coding sequence ATGGCCGTAACTACCCGCCATCAAATCAGTCTTTACGAAGAAGCAAAAACCGGATTGCATTCTTTAGTTAAACAAACGGCTCAAGTGGGTGCAGGTTTTTTAATCATGTTGCTGGTTACAGGTGGTAAACCACCAGCGCTCACTTTAACATTAAGCTGTATTGCAGGCATTGGCTTTGTTGCTTGGAGTGAAGAAAAACGAATAACCAAACAACGAGTTATGGCTAAAAACTTTGTTACTAAAGAGGAAATTCCAGAGCAGTTTAAGCGCCTGCTAAAAACAGAAACAAATAACTTTCTTGAATTAGTTAAAAGTGCTGAACTCAATCCATCCGAAGATTTAGTGGGAGCTGATTTAACTAAGACTAAAGCAACTGGTTGCAACTTTAGGGGTTTTAATTTCAGTGGTGCTAATTTCAGTGAAGCTGACTGGAGTCGAGCCGACTTAAGTAACACTAACTTAAGTCGTGCTAACCTACGGTCTGCTAAACTCAGCCGTGTCAATTTAGCGGGTGCTGACTTGAGCAATGCACTATTGATAGATACCGACCTAAGTCACGCTGACATCAAGAATGCCAATTTAAGCAGTGCTGATTTAATTAATGTTGACCTCAGCAGTGCTGACTTAAGTGGTGTTAACTTAACTAAAACAAATTTGAGCAGTGCGATAGTAATCAATGCTCAGTTTGGTTCTAATGCTGGACTTACTGATGATGAGAAATCTGACCTAAAAAACCGAGGCGCAAGGTTTCCAGAAAATGAACTTGCTTCCGTGCAATTTTAG
- a CDS encoding pentapeptide repeat-containing protein, producing the protein MTDEESQKEFQDLIQRVVEAKTDNFSALVKIAGLNPAEDFAGADLSIADLNGANLSGADLSGANLSGADLSGANLSGANLSGANLSLANLKDIKLSLAKKLSLFKRLSLADLRDAYFRGANLSDANLSDADLRDANLSYANLSRANLRNAKLSNAYLKSVNLKDARLVKTQLSNSDLSGAVLVNANLIGADFKNARLLGANLNQADLSGAEVTNAQFGDNTGISQTLRRELIQRGAIFEDSPGDRSEVPTRV; encoded by the coding sequence ATGACTGATGAAGAATCTCAAAAAGAATTTCAAGACTTAATCCAGCGAGTTGTCGAGGCAAAAACTGATAACTTTTCTGCTCTGGTAAAAATTGCTGGTCTCAATCCTGCTGAAGATTTTGCAGGTGCCGACCTGAGCATTGCCGACCTGAATGGTGCTAACCTAAGTGGTGCTGACCTAAGTGGTGCGAACCTGAGCGGTGCTGACCTAAGTGGTGCGAACCTGAGCGGTGCTAACTTGAGCGGTGCTAATCTGAGTCTTGCCAACCTGAAGGATATCAAGCTGAGCCTTGCAAAGAAGTTGAGCCTTTTCAAGAGGCTGAGCCTTGCCGATCTGAGGGATGCCTACTTTAGAGGTGCTAACCTGAGCGATGCTAACCTGAGTGATGCCGACTTGAGAGATGCTAACCTGAGCTATGCTAACTTGAGCCGTGCCAATCTGAGAAACGCCAAACTGAGCAATGCTTATCTAAAATCGGTCAATCTGAAAGATGCCAGACTTGTTAAAACTCAATTAAGTAATTCTGATCTATCTGGTGCAGTATTAGTTAATGCTAATTTGATTGGCGCTGACTTCAAGAATGCCAGATTATTAGGGGCTAATTTAAATCAAGCTGACTTGAGTGGTGCAGAAGTAACAAATGCCCAATTCGGAGATAACACAGGGATTTCTCAAACTCTGAGGCGTGAGCTAATCCAAAGAGGAGCTATTTTTGAAGATTCTCCAGGCGATCGCTCTGAAGTTCCGACTCGTGTATAA
- a CDS encoding aspartyl protease, producing MIQGEFDEIGQLFFEIELIADNGDILPVMALLDTGSTEWLAINDQDLEALEWLNVGTRDVVTGKGEVTFNIYLGKVVLDAQEFTVQAVAGSEFREIILGLPWLITRRLVVDFPAGVLTLG from the coding sequence ATGATTCAGGGTGAGTTTGATGAGATTGGTCAGTTATTTTTTGAGATTGAGTTGATTGCTGACAATGGTGATATTTTACCAGTCATGGCATTACTTGATACAGGCTCGACAGAGTGGCTGGCCATTAACGACCAGGATTTAGAAGCTCTTGAGTGGCTTAATGTTGGGACAAGAGATGTGGTGACTGGAAAGGGTGAAGTCACTTTTAATATTTATTTAGGAAAAGTAGTCCTAGATGCACAGGAGTTTACTGTGCAAGCTGTTGCTGGTTCTGAATTCAGAGAGATTATATTAGGATTACCTTGGCTAATAACTCGGCGGTTAGTGGTAGATTTTCCAGCAGGAGTACTGACTTTAGGGTAG
- the dpdE gene encoding protein DpdE, which translates to MIKLGLLVQSQNNYLGIGKVIGISETNAIVEYFCSMAQRLEKTLPLSSLSQVRLEPQARCYIKSETQDKWIIGRIFVWDEDTEQYQVDLPDKKTAIVTEEEIYVRCNLPNTDPIETLAMKGHETPYFHDKRLAFVKSLIQQRAVSRGMTGLISANINLYPHQVEVVRRVLEDPIQRYILADEVGLGKTIEAGAILRQFLLDEPKKGAVIIVPKYLLQQWRTELENKFYISHFPKRVAVIAVEDIHKINLKAKIGCLILDEAHHIAAMATSKDAAVRQRFDTCKQLAHKSDRLLLLSATPVLHHEQDFLAMLHLLDPTTYKLHDLAGFRAKVASRQQIGKVLLALREDANPVVLKNNLQELRNLFTEDQYLLKLADDLENCLQANSPEQNQIVQAIRSHISDTYRLYRRMLRNRRAAVEDVIFDRNFTPKEEYDLDERSLDIHELINQWRTVAPNEKQYQRIFLLLFLAAGTWLGILEQVITARLTGKPHTKLIQEFKEDDIRLLTTTPKFSGEEEILQSFLKIVRQPVEDGERKENLRTVLLNQLGTYFKIPPNVRRNQKEFLTRIQQRIRRPIAEDIFPKFIIFTSFVQSCAEIVRYLSDTFGADTVVSHQFGESPDKVEAGLNKFKNNPNCFILVCDRSGEEGRNLQFADWLIHFDLPWSPNQLEQRIGRLDRIGSKIGIQSCVLIGPYLEDSPHNAWYQILKDGFGIFQQSIASFQFYVDEKLPELEAALFQSGAAGLLQMIEPIKEQIQAEIVKISEQNALDEIDATDEIATEYFEDLDNYDARHSEMKRAIEGWICDALGFKAMTNPDSSEIKRYQPVTRTLVPINELKTRFADSYLDKYSTYNRRIANQNSDVKLLRIGEGFVEALLNYIDCDDRGQAFAMWRTDASWDAQEGKEWFGFQYNYIVETNLRIAKQVLIDYKLDNSQFKILQRRVDALFPPIMETIYIDGRKKPISVVEDKVLLNILQRPYKDKNNYQARDYNLAKERLEIIDDFVDPSKWQNYCYEVRNASLALLSNRPDFMELCEKCAKVAEKKLGNRVEQLRLLLNQQTWDQALGEELKIETALSAAILEGIRQPQIKLDSVGFIIVSGRSLV; encoded by the coding sequence ATGATTAAGCTTGGGTTACTGGTACAGTCCCAGAATAATTATTTGGGTATAGGAAAAGTTATAGGAATATCTGAGACTAATGCAATCGTTGAGTATTTCTGCTCTATGGCGCAACGTCTGGAAAAAACGTTACCTTTAAGTTCGCTCTCTCAAGTTAGGCTTGAACCCCAAGCGCGATGCTATATCAAGTCCGAAACCCAAGATAAATGGATCATTGGCAGAATTTTCGTCTGGGACGAAGATACAGAACAATATCAAGTTGATTTACCAGACAAGAAAACTGCAATTGTTACCGAAGAAGAAATTTACGTCCGTTGTAATTTACCGAACACAGACCCCATTGAAACTTTAGCAATGAAGGGTCACGAAACGCCGTACTTCCACGACAAAAGATTGGCTTTTGTGAAATCTTTGATTCAGCAACGCGCTGTTAGTCGCGGGATGACAGGACTGATTTCGGCAAATATTAATCTTTATCCCCATCAGGTAGAAGTTGTCAGGCGGGTACTGGAAGACCCAATTCAACGCTATATTTTAGCAGACGAGGTGGGACTGGGAAAAACCATCGAAGCAGGTGCAATTCTTCGTCAATTCCTGTTAGATGAACCGAAAAAAGGTGCGGTGATCATAGTTCCCAAATATTTGCTGCAACAATGGCGGACTGAGTTAGAAAACAAGTTTTATATTTCTCATTTTCCCAAACGGGTAGCGGTAATAGCGGTTGAAGATATTCATAAAATTAATCTCAAAGCTAAGATAGGCTGTTTAATATTAGATGAAGCCCATCACATCGCAGCAATGGCGACTTCTAAAGATGCAGCAGTGCGTCAGCGTTTTGATACTTGCAAACAACTGGCTCATAAAAGCGATCGCTTACTTTTATTATCCGCTACTCCTGTGCTTCACCACGAGCAAGATTTTCTGGCAATGTTGCATTTGCTCGACCCCACAACCTATAAACTTCATGATTTAGCCGGTTTTCGCGCTAAAGTTGCCAGCCGCCAGCAAATTGGTAAAGTTCTGCTGGCTTTGAGAGAAGATGCAAACCCTGTTGTCCTGAAAAATAATTTACAGGAATTACGCAACCTGTTTACTGAGGATCAGTATTTACTAAAGTTGGCGGATGATTTAGAAAATTGTTTACAAGCAAATTCTCCTGAGCAAAATCAAATCGTCCAAGCAATTCGCAGCCACATCAGCGATACCTATCGACTATATCGGCGAATGCTTCGCAACCGTCGCGCTGCGGTGGAAGATGTGATATTTGACCGCAATTTTACACCGAAAGAAGAATATGATTTAGATGAGCGATCGCTTGATATTCACGAACTCATCAATCAATGGCGTACTGTTGCTCCCAATGAAAAACAATATCAGCGAATTTTTCTGTTATTATTCCTTGCTGCTGGTACTTGGTTAGGCATTTTAGAACAAGTAATTACAGCCCGTTTAACTGGTAAACCCCATACTAAACTGATTCAGGAGTTTAAAGAAGATGATATTCGCCTATTAACTACAACTCCCAAATTCTCAGGGGAAGAAGAGATTTTGCAATCTTTTCTAAAAATTGTTCGTCAACCTGTAGAAGATGGAGAACGCAAAGAAAATTTAAGAACAGTACTCCTGAATCAGCTAGGTACATACTTCAAAATTCCGCCAAATGTTCGCAGAAATCAAAAAGAATTTCTCACCAGGATACAGCAGAGAATTCGTAGACCAATTGCTGAGGATATTTTCCCAAAATTTATTATATTTACCAGTTTTGTTCAAAGTTGTGCAGAAATTGTGCGCTATTTATCTGATACCTTTGGTGCAGATACCGTAGTTAGCCATCAATTTGGAGAATCACCGGATAAAGTTGAGGCAGGCTTAAATAAATTCAAAAACAATCCCAACTGCTTTATTCTAGTATGCGATCGCTCCGGAGAAGAAGGACGTAATCTCCAGTTTGCTGACTGGTTAATTCATTTCGATCTTCCTTGGTCACCTAATCAATTAGAGCAAAGAATTGGCAGGCTTGACCGCATTGGCAGCAAAATTGGCATCCAATCTTGTGTATTGATTGGCCCTTATCTGGAAGATAGCCCCCACAACGCTTGGTATCAAATTTTGAAAGATGGATTTGGCATTTTTCAACAATCCATTGCCAGTTTTCAGTTTTATGTAGATGAGAAACTTCCAGAATTAGAAGCAGCTTTATTTCAATCAGGCGCTGCTGGACTACTGCAAATGATTGAGCCAATCAAAGAACAAATCCAAGCCGAAATCGTCAAAATTAGCGAACAAAATGCTTTAGATGAAATTGACGCTACTGATGAAATTGCAACCGAGTATTTTGAAGATTTAGATAATTATGATGCTCGCCATTCAGAAATGAAGCGAGCAATTGAAGGGTGGATTTGTGATGCCCTTGGTTTCAAGGCAATGACTAACCCAGACTCTTCAGAAATCAAACGTTATCAACCGGTAACGCGTACCTTGGTGCCGATAAATGAGTTAAAAACCCGTTTTGCTGACAGTTATCTAGACAAATATAGTACTTATAACCGCAGGATAGCTAACCAAAATTCTGATGTTAAACTCTTGCGAATTGGGGAAGGATTTGTAGAAGCACTGTTGAATTATATAGATTGTGATGACCGGGGTCAAGCCTTTGCCATGTGGCGCACTGATGCATCTTGGGATGCTCAAGAAGGGAAGGAGTGGTTCGGTTTCCAATACAATTATATAGTCGAGACAAATTTAAGAATTGCCAAACAAGTTTTAATCGATTACAAACTCGATAATTCTCAATTCAAAATCTTGCAGCGACGTGTAGATGCTCTATTTCCACCAATTATGGAAACTATCTATATTGATGGTCGCAAGAAGCCAATATCCGTTGTGGAAGATAAAGTTCTGTTGAATATCTTGCAGCGTCCATATAAAGATAAAAACAATTATCAAGCACGAGATTACAATCTAGCAAAAGAGCGCTTAGAAATTATTGACGATTTTGTTGATCCTAGTAAATGGCAAAATTATTGCTATGAAGTACGTAACGCTTCTTTAGCATTACTTTCTAATCGTCCCGATTTTATGGAATTGTGCGAAAAATGTGCTAAAGTTGCCGAGAAGAAATTAGGCAATAGAGTAGAACAATTACGCCTGTTGCTGAATCAGCAAACTTGGGATCAAGCACTAGGCGAAGAACTGAAAATAGAAACTGCTTTAAGTGCAGCTATTTTAGAGGGAATTCGCCAACCGCAGATTAAACTTGATTCTGTGGGTTTTATTATTGTATCCGGGCGATCGCTCGTCTAA